A single region of the Gemella sp. zg-570 genome encodes:
- a CDS encoding restriction endonuclease subunit S: MKRYKKYKQVNLPWLKEVPEHWEIKKVKFYFEITRGRVISKDELDENGKYPVFSSQTENNGIMGYLNTYDFDEVNCITWTTDGENAGTTFLRSGKYNCTNICGILFIKKEKIEEINLGYCNYIIGLGNKHTRRKDINGYKIMNNEMKRNIILIPPLQEQTQISNFLDWKIGEIDRLVGLEKEKLSKIKLTKNKIIDRFINLEKTKSIKLKFIGSFIKGKGISRENLDKEGEYPVILYGDIYTKYNFSFSQISNKINYDIYNMSTKISKNTLLFTTSGETREDIGKTVLYSGKDNVAIGGDILSFVVNNKEIDSKYLMYYLNSTKSLEYKYIYGRGDIIVHISEQKLKEIKIKYPNIDIQRKVVNLIDKKLSDIDKFILKTTQQINYLQELKQSLISDVVTGKIDIRDIEIPEKYRRD; this comes from the coding sequence ATGAAAAGATATAAAAAATATAAGCAAGTAAATTTGCCCTGGTTAAAGGAAGTGCCAGAGCATTGGGAGATTAAAAAGGTGAAATTTTATTTTGAAATTACACGAGGAAGAGTAATTTCAAAAGATGAATTAGACGAAAACGGTAAGTATCCTGTATTTTCCTCTCAAACTGAAAACAACGGAATTATGGGATATTTAAATACTTATGATTTTGATGAAGTAAATTGTATAACATGGACAACTGATGGAGAAAATGCAGGAACAACTTTTTTAAGAAGTGGTAAATATAATTGCACAAATATATGTGGTATTCTATTTATAAAAAAAGAAAAAATTGAAGAAATAAACTTAGGCTATTGTAATTATATTATTGGTTTAGGAAATAAACATACCCGAAGAAAAGATATTAATGGCTATAAAATAATGAATAATGAAATGAAAAGAAATATTATTCTTATACCTCCATTACAAGAACAAACTCAAATATCTAATTTCCTTGATTGGAAGATAGGGGAGATTGATAGGTTGGTGGGGTTGGAGAAAGAAAAGTTATCAAAAATAAAATTAACTAAAAATAAAATTATAGATAGATTTATAAACTTAGAAAAAACAAAATCTATAAAGTTAAAATTTATTGGTTCTTTTATTAAAGGTAAAGGAATTTCTAGAGAAAATTTAGATAAAGAAGGAGAATATCCTGTAATTCTTTATGGTGATATATATACTAAATATAATTTTTCATTTTCTCAAATATCAAATAAAATTAATTATGATATATATAATATGTCAACAAAAATTTCTAAAAACACATTATTGTTTACCACAAGTGGAGAAACTAGGGAAGATATAGGAAAAACTGTACTTTATAGCGGGAAAGATAATGTCGCAATAGGTGGAGATATTCTTTCTTTTGTAGTCAATAATAAAGAAATTGATTCTAAATATCTAATGTATTATTTAAATTCTACTAAATCTCTTGAATATAAGTATATATATGGTAGAGGCGATATTATAGTTCATATTTCTGAACAAAAACTAAAAGAGATTAAAATCAAATATCCTAATATTGATATTCAAAGAAAAGTTGTTAATTTGATAGATAAAAAACTATCAGACATTGATAAATTTATTCTAAAAACCACTCAGCAAATAAATTACCTACAAGAACTAAAACAAAGCCTAATATCTGATGTAGTTACAGGTAAAATAGACATAAGAGATATAGAAATACCAGAGAAATATAGGAGGGACTAA
- the manA gene encoding mannose-6-phosphate isomerase, class I, whose protein sequence is MVDNKEVIFLKPVLQEKIWGGNKLETEFGLNLPSQKIGESWSISTHPKGVSIISYPKMFEGMGLDKFYQTYPDYFGGKVEEPFPLLTKILDASDDLSVQVHPDDVYGLKHEGELGKTECWYVISAEEGSKIIYGHTAKTQEEFKEKVEKQEWKDLFIEMPVQAGDFFDVPHGTIHAIGKGIVILETQQNSDTTYRVYDYDRLDKQGRKRDLHIQQALDVTRFPHQYPVLKDTRQDIEDGYVHHYLSNDYFSLWKWQVAGQMSICLDEGYYLVTVIKGAGKMRINKREYQLSLAHSFILPFGTQKIILTGDLELIASKPNRRVG, encoded by the coding sequence ATGGTAGATAATAAGGAAGTAATTTTTTTAAAGCCTGTCTTACAGGAAAAAATATGGGGCGGGAACAAATTAGAAACAGAGTTTGGTCTCAACTTGCCTAGTCAAAAAATAGGAGAATCATGGAGCATTAGCACCCATCCGAAGGGCGTGTCAATAATTAGCTACCCAAAAATGTTTGAAGGCATGGGATTGGATAAATTTTATCAAACATATCCAGATTATTTTGGTGGTAAGGTAGAGGAGCCTTTCCCCCTGCTTACAAAAATTTTAGATGCTAGTGATGACTTATCTGTTCAAGTCCACCCCGACGATGTTTATGGCTTGAAACATGAGGGAGAATTAGGAAAAACAGAATGCTGGTATGTGATTTCAGCAGAAGAAGGATCCAAAATCATTTATGGCCATACAGCTAAGACACAAGAAGAGTTTAAAGAAAAAGTTGAAAAACAAGAATGGAAGGATTTATTTATTGAAATGCCTGTTCAAGCTGGTGATTTTTTTGATGTGCCTCATGGTACCATTCACGCAATTGGAAAAGGTATTGTGATATTAGAAACACAGCAAAATTCAGATACAACCTATCGTGTATATGACTATGACAGGCTGGATAAACAGGGGCGTAAAAGGGATTTACATATTCAACAAGCCTTAGATGTAACACGATTTCCACATCAATATCCTGTTTTGAAAGACACTAGACAGGATATAGAAGATGGCTATGTCCACCATTATTTGAGCAATGATTATTTTAGTCTTTGGAAGTGGCAAGTAGCTGGACAAATGTCCATTTGCTTAGACGAGGGCTATTATTTGGTAACTGTAATAAAAGGAGCAGGAAAAATGAGAATAAATAAGAGAGAGTATCAGCTCTCTTTAGCTCATTCATTTATTTTACCATTTGGCACACAAAAAATTATATTGACTGGAGATTTAGAACTAATTGCATCCAAACCAAATAGGCGAGTAGGTTAA
- a CDS encoding mannose/fructose/sorbose PTS transporter subunit IIA, with protein MVGIIIASHGDFALGIKKSAAMIFGEQEKVEAVTFMPNEGPEDLKRKLHKAIAKFGTEEVLFLVDLWGGSPFNQANILLEESPETRAIISGINLPMLIEIYASRLTMTKAHDIAKAILLKSQESVKVTPEKLQPVVEQQIVAQKEEGLGSIPEGTVLGDGNIKFVLARVDTRLLHGQVATTWTKTTNPDRIIVVSDKVSQDELRKKLIEQATPPGVKSHVIPLKKLVEVTKDTRFGDTKALLLFENPQDVLEVVEQGVNIKELNIGSMAHSVGKVLISSSLSVDQEDVNTYKKLADLGVKFDVRKVPADKQADLFKLISDKASEGLSL; from the coding sequence ATGGTAGGTATTATTATTGCAAGCCATGGGGATTTTGCATTAGGAATAAAAAAATCTGCGGCAATGATTTTTGGTGAACAAGAAAAAGTCGAAGCAGTTACATTTATGCCCAACGAGGGTCCTGAAGATTTAAAGAGAAAACTTCATAAAGCAATTGCTAAATTTGGTACTGAAGAGGTATTATTTTTAGTGGATTTATGGGGTGGTAGTCCATTTAATCAGGCAAATATTTTGCTTGAAGAATCCCCAGAAACAAGGGCGATTATTTCAGGAATAAATTTACCCATGTTGATCGAAATTTATGCAAGTCGTCTTACAATGACAAAAGCCCATGATATTGCTAAAGCGATTCTTTTAAAATCTCAAGAATCTGTAAAAGTAACACCTGAAAAACTACAACCAGTTGTTGAACAACAAATAGTAGCACAAAAAGAAGAAGGTCTAGGATCTATTCCTGAAGGAACGGTGCTAGGTGATGGAAATATTAAATTTGTCCTTGCTCGTGTCGATACACGTTTATTACATGGACAAGTTGCAACAACATGGACAAAAACAACGAACCCTGATCGTATTATTGTTGTCTCTGATAAGGTATCCCAAGATGAGTTACGCAAAAAGCTGATTGAACAAGCTACTCCTCCGGGTGTAAAATCACATGTTATTCCATTGAAAAAATTAGTAGAAGTTACAAAAGATACACGTTTTGGTGATACAAAGGCATTATTATTATTTGAAAATCCACAAGATGTGCTAGAGGTTGTTGAACAAGGTGTTAATATTAAAGAATTAAACATTGGGTCTATGGCACACTCTGTTGGAAAAGTGCTTATTAGTAGTTCCTTATCAGTTGATCAGGAAGATGTCAACACCTATAAAAAATTAGCTGATTTAGGGGTTAAATTTGATGTTAGAAAAGTCCCAGCAGATAAACAAGCAGATTTATTTAAATTGATTTCTGATAAAGCATCTGAAGGCTTATCATTATAA
- a CDS encoding PTS mannose/fructose/sorbose transporter subunit IIC: MDFNLISIILVLVVAFLAGMEGILDQFQFHQPIIACSLVGLATGHLIECIILGGALQLIALGWSNIGAAIAPDAAFASVASAIIYVKAGVFDLAGRQVAIASAITLATVGLVLTMVMRTVSVGLVHQADKAARNGDFRGVTMWHLVALAGQGLRVMVPSGLLLFVPSETVKNILGSLPAWFTEGMAIGGGFVVAVGYAMVIHLMATKEVWPFFFLGFALAPLNELTLIATGIIGLALAVIYLNLSKKGGNGSGGSQASGDPLGDILNDY, from the coding sequence ATGGATTTTAATTTAATTTCAATAATTTTAGTACTCGTTGTAGCGTTTTTAGCGGGTATGGAAGGTATTTTAGACCAATTTCAATTTCATCAACCGATTATTGCATGTTCATTAGTTGGATTAGCAACGGGACATTTAATTGAGTGTATTATTTTGGGTGGAGCATTACAACTTATTGCATTGGGATGGTCTAATATTGGTGCTGCTATTGCACCAGACGCAGCCTTTGCTTCTGTTGCTTCAGCAATTATTTATGTAAAAGCAGGTGTTTTTGATTTAGCAGGACGCCAAGTAGCGATTGCTTCGGCGATTACATTAGCAACAGTTGGACTGGTGCTGACAATGGTGATGAGAACTGTTTCTGTTGGACTTGTTCATCAAGCGGATAAGGCTGCAAGAAATGGTGATTTTAGAGGCGTAACAATGTGGCATTTGGTTGCCTTAGCAGGTCAAGGATTACGTGTAATGGTACCGTCAGGATTACTACTGTTTGTACCTTCTGAAACAGTAAAAAATATATTAGGTTCACTTCCTGCATGGTTTACTGAAGGTATGGCAATAGGTGGAGGATTTGTTGTAGCCGTAGGTTATGCAATGGTTATCCACTTAATGGCAACAAAAGAAGTATGGCCATTCTTCTTCCTAGGATTTGCATTAGCACCGTTAAACGAATTAACTTTGATTGCAACAGGTATTATCGGTTTAGCACTAGCTGTTATCTACTTGAATTTATCTAAAAAGGGTGGAAATGGCTCAGGTGGCTCACAAGCTTCTGGTGATCCTTTAGGCGATATTTTGAATGATTATTAA
- a CDS encoding PTS system mannose/fructose/sorbose family transporter subunit IID: protein MTENKVILTKKDRRSVMLRSQLLQGSWNYERMQNGGWAYALIPALKKLYTSKEERSAALERHLEFFNTHPYIAAPILGVTLALEEERANGANINDSAIQGVKVGMMGPLAGIGDPVFWFTVRPILGAIAASLAIGGSIIAPLFFFVVWNVIRVSFLWYTQEFGYKQGSEITKDLSGGLLQTITKGASILGMFVMGILVQRWTSINFPTVISKVTLSEGAYVNFPEGNVSSEQLQRILGEVASGKAISPEKVTTLQDNLNQLVPGFAALLLTFLCMWLLKKKVNPIIIIFGLFIVGILGHLVGIL, encoded by the coding sequence ATGACAGAAAATAAAGTAATATTAACAAAAAAAGATCGTCGTAGTGTTATGCTTCGTTCACAACTTTTACAAGGTTCTTGGAACTATGAACGTATGCAAAATGGTGGTTGGGCCTATGCTTTAATCCCTGCCTTGAAAAAATTATATACCTCAAAAGAAGAACGTTCAGCAGCTTTAGAACGACACTTAGAATTTTTCAATACACATCCATATATTGCAGCTCCAATTTTAGGGGTAACATTAGCACTAGAAGAAGAACGTGCAAATGGTGCAAATATTAATGATTCTGCTATTCAAGGGGTTAAAGTCGGTATGATGGGACCTTTAGCAGGTATTGGGGACCCAGTATTCTGGTTTACGGTACGTCCAATTTTAGGTGCGATTGCAGCATCATTGGCCATTGGTGGTTCTATTATTGCTCCATTATTCTTCTTTGTTGTATGGAATGTTATTCGTGTATCATTCTTATGGTATACACAAGAATTTGGATATAAGCAAGGTTCAGAAATCACAAAAGATTTATCTGGTGGCTTATTGCAAACTATTACAAAAGGAGCATCTATTTTAGGGATGTTTGTTATGGGGATTTTAGTACAACGTTGGACGTCTATTAACTTCCCAACGGTAATATCAAAAGTAACATTATCTGAAGGAGCCTATGTGAATTTCCCAGAAGGTAACGTTTCTAGTGAGCAATTACAACGAATTTTAGGAGAAGTGGCAAGCGGAAAAGCAATTTCTCCAGAAAAAGTAACAACATTACAAGATAACTTGAATCAGTTAGTTCCAGGTTTTGCAGCCTTATTATTAACTTTCTTATGTATGTGGTTATTGAAGAAAAAAGTAAACCCAATTATTATCATCTTCGGATTATTTATTGTGGGTATCTTAGGACATTTAGTAGGTATTTTATAG
- a CDS encoding DUF956 family protein, protein MVASQNTKVDFKTKANSFHSGITAKNGSILIGDKAIEFYYEKNPNDFVQIPWQEIDKVRAQLYFNNRYIRGFFVDTKKNGSFNFVVKDAGKALKIMREYLGNDKIVKNVPFLSLKSLFKRK, encoded by the coding sequence ATGGTGGCATCACAAAATACAAAAGTAGATTTTAAAACAAAAGCAAATTCTTTTCACAGTGGCATTACAGCTAAAAATGGTTCCATTTTAATTGGTGATAAAGCAATTGAGTTTTATTATGAAAAAAATCCGAATGATTTTGTGCAAATTCCGTGGCAAGAAATTGATAAGGTAAGAGCTCAACTTTACTTCAATAATCGTTATATTCGCGGTTTTTTCGTTGACACTAAGAAAAATGGTAGTTTTAACTTTGTCGTCAAAGATGCTGGTAAAGCATTAAAAATTATGCGTGAATATTTAGGTAATGATAAAATAGTCAAAAATGTACCATTTCTTTCTTTAAAATCCTTATTTAAAAGAAAATAA
- the ychF gene encoding redox-regulated ATPase YchF — protein MALTAGIVGLPNVGKSTLFNAITKAGALAANYPFATIDPNVGIVEVPDHRLTKLTELVTPKKTVPTSFEFTDIAGIVKGASKGEGLGNKFLSHIREVDAICQVVRCFEDENISHVAGGVDPIYDIEVINLELILADLESVEKRIGRVEKMAKQKDKDALLEFEVLSKVRDILKEEKPARLLEFDKEEEKIAKNLHLLTLKPMLYVANVGEDDLLDIDNNKFVKSVKEFAAGEASQVIVICAKIEEEIASLEDEEKAMFLEELGIEESGLDKLIKASYSLLGLATYFTAGVQEVRAWTFRKGMLAPECAGIIHSDFERGFIRAETISYDDLLEYGSMLKAKEAGKVRLEGKEYEVKDGDIMLFRFNV, from the coding sequence ATGGCATTAACAGCAGGAATTGTAGGTTTACCAAACGTAGGAAAATCGACACTATTTAACGCAATTACAAAGGCAGGAGCATTGGCCGCCAACTATCCTTTTGCAACAATCGACCCCAATGTAGGAATTGTAGAAGTACCCGACCACAGATTAACAAAATTAACAGAACTTGTTACACCAAAAAAAACTGTACCAACTTCATTTGAATTTACTGATATTGCAGGAATAGTTAAGGGGGCATCAAAGGGAGAGGGACTAGGAAATAAGTTTCTTAGCCACATAAGAGAAGTTGATGCAATTTGTCAAGTTGTTCGTTGTTTTGAAGATGAAAATATAAGTCACGTTGCAGGTGGCGTAGACCCCATATACGATATAGAAGTAATTAATTTAGAATTAATTTTAGCTGATCTTGAGAGTGTTGAAAAACGTATCGGCCGTGTAGAAAAAATGGCTAAACAAAAAGACAAAGATGCTCTGCTAGAATTTGAAGTATTAAGCAAGGTAAGAGATATTTTAAAAGAAGAAAAACCAGCTAGATTATTAGAATTTGATAAGGAAGAAGAAAAAATAGCAAAAAATTTACATTTACTAACATTAAAACCTATGCTTTATGTTGCTAATGTGGGTGAAGATGATCTACTAGATATTGATAACAATAAATTTGTAAAATCTGTAAAAGAATTTGCCGCTGGTGAGGCTAGCCAAGTTATCGTTATTTGTGCAAAAATAGAAGAAGAAATTGCATCTTTAGAAGATGAAGAAAAGGCAATGTTTTTAGAAGAATTAGGCATTGAAGAAAGTGGGCTTGATAAACTAATAAAAGCCAGTTATTCTTTATTAGGGCTAGCAACTTATTTTACAGCTGGAGTACAAGAAGTTCGAGCTTGGACTTTTAGAAAAGGAATGCTTGCTCCAGAATGTGCAGGAATTATTCACTCAGACTTTGAGAGAGGCTTTATCCGTGCTGAAACTATAAGCTATGATGATTTACTAGAATACGGCTCTATGCTAAAAGCAAAAGAAGCTGGCAAAGTTCGCCTTGAAGGCAAAGAATACGAAGTAAAAGACGGAGATATAATGTTATTTAGATTTAATGTTTAA